The Streptomyces sp. NBC_01689 genome includes a window with the following:
- the iolB gene encoding 5-deoxy-glucuronate isomerase: MTSNDQYVPRGAAATGPYAVDIGPERAGWTHSSLRVVELEPGGTHSFTTGDSEWIVLPLSGACTVRTEDAEFQILGRESVFAGVTDFAYVPRDARAQIASGAGGRFALAGAKCERRLPARYGPAPEVPVEDRGSGGCARQVRNFASADAFDCDKLIAVEVVTPGGHWSSYPPHKHDEHRPGVESELEEIYYFEIDGPNGFGYQRVFPSREGGTDVLAEVRTGDAVLVPDGWHGPSIAQPGHTMYYLNVMAGPGEEREWRICFHPGHAESTEGYR; the protein is encoded by the coding sequence ATGACGAGCAACGACCAGTACGTCCCCAGGGGCGCCGCCGCCACCGGACCGTACGCCGTCGACATCGGCCCCGAGCGGGCCGGCTGGACGCACAGCAGCCTGCGCGTGGTGGAGCTGGAGCCGGGCGGCACGCACAGCTTCACCACAGGTGACAGCGAGTGGATCGTGCTTCCGCTCAGCGGCGCCTGTACGGTGCGCACAGAGGACGCAGAGTTCCAAATCCTGGGCCGGGAAAGCGTGTTCGCAGGGGTAACCGACTTCGCGTACGTACCCCGGGACGCCCGGGCACAGATCGCCTCCGGCGCGGGAGGCCGCTTCGCCCTGGCAGGAGCGAAGTGCGAGCGCCGACTCCCCGCCCGCTACGGCCCCGCGCCGGAGGTTCCCGTCGAAGACCGCGGCAGCGGCGGTTGCGCCCGTCAGGTGCGCAACTTCGCCTCTGCCGACGCCTTCGACTGCGACAAGCTCATCGCCGTCGAGGTCGTCACCCCCGGCGGCCACTGGTCCTCGTACCCGCCGCACAAGCACGACGAGCACCGGCCGGGCGTGGAGAGCGAGCTCGAGGAGATCTACTACTTCGAGATCGACGGCCCGAACGGATTCGGCTATCAGCGCGTATTCCCTTCGCGTGAGGGCGGAACGGACGTCCTCGCCGAGGTCCGCACCGGCGATGCCGTGCTCGTCCCCGACGGGTGGCACGGTCCGTCCATCGCCCAGCCCGGCCACACGATGTACTACCTGAACGTGATGGCCGGACCGGGCGAGGAGCGGGAGTGGCGGATCTGCTTCCACCCGGGACACGCAGAAAGCACAGAGGGCTACCGATGA
- a CDS encoding heavy-metal-associated domain-containing protein produces the protein MTTQTDTQGSITAVYQVSGMSCGHCEGSVSGEIAGIAGVSSVQAVAATGEVTVVSAAPLDEEAVRAAVDEAGFELVTKA, from the coding sequence ATGACCACGCAGACCGACACCCAGGGTTCCATCACGGCCGTCTACCAGGTGAGCGGCATGAGCTGCGGGCACTGCGAGGGTTCCGTCTCCGGTGAGATCGCCGGGATCGCCGGTGTCAGCTCGGTGCAGGCCGTGGCCGCGACGGGCGAGGTCACCGTGGTCTCCGCCGCGCCGCTGGACGAGGAGGCCGTGCGCGCCGCGGTCGACGAGGCGGGCTTCGAGCTCGTCACCAAGGCCTGA
- a CDS encoding MMPL family transporter, whose product MTARPRLSLLVALLLTALAVVAGSGVADRLGSGGWQDPTAESTYATKALEREFPASQPNLLLLVHSGRATVDDPSVAAEAKRLAARLAAERGVTGVGSYWASGAPALRAEDGHEALIAARITGDEKTASETLDRLEPAYRGTHGLVDIKVGGPVAVQHEMQTTIREDLTRAELIALPVTLVLLVMVFGSAVAALLPLGVGIIAILGTNAVLRGLTEFTDVSVFAMNLTTALGLGLAIDYALFIVRRFREELATGADPVTAVGTTLRTAGRTVLFSSLTVAVSLAAMLLFPQYFLRSFAYAGIAVVLLAAAAALILLPAALVLLGHRVNSLDLRRLFRRGEPRTSGDGAAWGRMASLVMRRAPLFAVATTVGLVVLGLPFLGVKFGTADDRQLPSDATSHVVQQHIRDGFPGSPGGGLEVLAEGRATAAQYAAYKSRVTALPEALRVDGPLVKGDSAYFTVQPKGEAVGDGAQRLVRELRATDAPFGTAVTGTAAVLVDSKHAIADRLPWAAAFIAVVTLLLVFLLTGSVLIPVQAVLLNALSLTAMFGAVVWVFQDGHLSGLLGFTSPGSIETTLPVLMFCVAFGLSMDYGVFLLSRVKEEYDRTGDHRESVRFGLQRTGGLITAAAVILAVVMVAIGTSRVTNTKMLGLGIALAVLMDAMVVRSLLVPAVMRLTGRATWWAPAPLRRFHDRFGLDEGEAPASADVRTGEPGLGGSGGPGGPGGPGGPGGPGEEEADGRDRDKAGVRG is encoded by the coding sequence GTGACCGCGCGGCCCCGGCTGTCCCTGCTCGTCGCGCTCCTGCTCACCGCCCTCGCGGTGGTCGCCGGCAGCGGTGTCGCCGACCGCCTGGGCAGCGGCGGCTGGCAGGACCCGACCGCCGAGTCGACGTACGCGACGAAGGCGCTGGAGCGGGAGTTCCCCGCCTCCCAGCCCAACCTGCTGCTCCTGGTCCACTCCGGGCGGGCCACGGTCGACGATCCCTCGGTGGCGGCCGAGGCGAAGCGGCTGGCGGCACGGCTCGCCGCCGAGCGGGGCGTCACGGGTGTCGGTTCGTACTGGGCGTCGGGCGCCCCGGCGCTGCGTGCCGAGGACGGTCACGAGGCGCTGATCGCGGCACGGATCACGGGCGACGAGAAGACGGCGAGCGAGACCCTGGACCGTCTGGAGCCCGCCTACCGGGGCACGCACGGCCTGGTGGACATCAAGGTCGGCGGTCCCGTCGCCGTGCAGCACGAGATGCAGACCACCATCCGCGAGGACCTGACCCGGGCCGAGCTCATCGCCCTGCCGGTGACCCTGGTGCTGCTGGTGATGGTCTTCGGCAGCGCGGTCGCGGCACTGCTCCCGCTGGGGGTCGGCATCATCGCGATCCTGGGTACGAACGCCGTGCTGCGCGGCCTCACGGAGTTCACCGACGTCTCGGTCTTCGCGATGAACCTCACCACGGCTCTCGGGCTGGGTCTCGCGATCGACTACGCCCTGTTCATCGTCCGCCGGTTCCGGGAGGAGCTGGCGACGGGGGCCGACCCGGTGACCGCCGTCGGGACCACGCTGCGCACGGCGGGGCGCACGGTTCTCTTCTCCTCGCTCACGGTCGCCGTGTCGCTCGCCGCGATGCTGCTCTTCCCGCAGTACTTCCTGCGCTCGTTCGCCTACGCGGGCATCGCGGTGGTGCTGCTGGCCGCGGCGGCCGCCCTGATCCTGCTCCCGGCGGCCCTGGTGCTGCTCGGCCACCGGGTCAACTCCCTGGATCTGCGGCGCCTGTTCCGGCGCGGCGAGCCGCGTACGTCCGGTGACGGCGCGGCCTGGGGGCGCATGGCCTCCCTCGTCATGCGCCGGGCGCCGCTCTTCGCGGTGGCCACCACGGTCGGGCTGGTCGTCCTCGGACTGCCCTTCCTGGGGGTGAAGTTCGGCACCGCGGACGACCGGCAGCTGCCTTCGGACGCGACCTCCCATGTCGTCCAGCAGCACATCCGGGACGGGTTCCCGGGCAGCCCCGGCGGCGGCCTGGAGGTCCTCGCGGAGGGCCGGGCCACGGCGGCGCAGTACGCGGCCTACAAGAGCCGTGTCACCGCCCTCCCCGAGGCGCTGCGGGTCGACGGACCCCTGGTGAAGGGGGACTCCGCGTACTTCACGGTGCAGCCGAAGGGCGAGGCCGTGGGTGACGGGGCGCAGCGCCTGGTGCGGGAACTGCGCGCGACGGACGCCCCGTTCGGTACGGCGGTGACCGGTACGGCCGCGGTCCTGGTCGACTCCAAGCACGCGATAGCCGACCGGCTCCCCTGGGCGGCGGCGTTCATCGCGGTCGTCACCCTGCTGCTGGTCTTCCTCCTCACGGGCAGCGTCCTGATCCCCGTCCAGGCGGTGCTGCTCAACGCGCTGAGTCTGACGGCGATGTTCGGCGCGGTGGTCTGGGTCTTCCAGGACGGCCACCTCTCCGGCCTGCTCGGCTTCACCAGCCCGGGATCGATCGAGACGACGCTCCCGGTGCTGATGTTCTGCGTCGCCTTCGGACTGTCCATGGATTACGGCGTCTTCCTCCTCTCCCGCGTCAAGGAGGAGTACGACCGCACGGGCGACCACCGGGAGTCGGTCCGTTTCGGCCTCCAGCGCACCGGCGGACTGATCACGGCGGCCGCGGTCATCCTGGCCGTGGTGATGGTCGCCATCGGCACCTCGCGCGTGACCAACACCAAGATGCTCGGGCTCGGCATCGCGCTCGCGGTCCTGATGGACGCCATGGTGGTGCGCAGTCTGCTGGTCCCGGCGGTCATGCGGCTCACCGGGCGCGCGACCTGGTGGGCGCCCGCGCCACTGCGCCGCTTCCACGACCGGTTCGGACTCGACGAGGGCGAGGCACCCGCGTCGGCGGACGTGAGGACGGGAGAACCCGGACTGGGCGGCTCGGGCGGTCCGGGCGGTCCGGGCGGACCGGGCGGACCGGGCGGACCGGGTGAGGAGGAGGCGGACGGCCGGGACCGGGACAAGGCCGGGGTACGCGGCTAG
- a CDS encoding Cgl0159 family (beta/alpha)8-fold protein has translation MSALVRLRARHPEAVAEAAARRPRRPLLDDTGRLMIVAADHPARGALAVGDRKLAMANRADLLERLCLALSRPGVDGVLATADILDDLLLLGALDHKVVLGSMNRGGLAGASFELDDRFTGHRPRDIERLGFDAGKLLLRIDYDDPGSLRTLESTARAIDEMAERRLPVFVEPFLSRRRADGGLVNDLSSDAVIKSIAIASGLGGSSAYTWLKVPVTENPDDMARVMETSTLPAVLLGGDVGEDQEGAYEKWRGALQLPTVQGLVVGRSLLYPADGDVTAAVDTAVGLL, from the coding sequence GTGAGCGCGCTGGTCCGGTTGCGGGCCCGTCACCCGGAGGCCGTCGCCGAGGCCGCCGCGCGCCGCCCGCGCCGGCCCCTCCTCGACGACACCGGCCGGCTGATGATCGTCGCCGCGGACCACCCGGCCCGCGGGGCGCTCGCCGTCGGCGACCGCAAGCTCGCCATGGCGAACCGCGCCGACCTGCTGGAACGGCTCTGCCTCGCCCTCTCCCGCCCCGGCGTCGACGGCGTGCTCGCCACCGCGGACATCCTCGACGACCTGCTGCTGCTCGGCGCCCTCGACCACAAGGTGGTCCTCGGTTCGATGAACCGCGGCGGCCTGGCGGGTGCCTCGTTCGAGCTGGACGACCGCTTCACCGGCCACCGTCCGCGGGACATCGAACGGCTCGGCTTCGACGCGGGCAAGCTGCTGCTGCGCATCGACTACGACGACCCGGGCTCGCTGCGCACCCTGGAGTCCACCGCCCGCGCGATAGACGAGATGGCGGAACGCCGGCTCCCGGTCTTCGTCGAACCGTTCCTCTCCCGTCGCCGTGCGGACGGCGGACTCGTCAACGATCTGAGCTCCGACGCCGTGATCAAGTCCATCGCCATCGCCAGTGGCCTGGGCGGCAGCTCGGCGTACACCTGGCTGAAGGTCCCCGTCACCGAGAACCCGGACGACATGGCCCGGGTCATGGAGACCTCCACCCTGCCCGCCGTGCTGCTCGGCGGCGACGTCGGCGAGGACCAGGAGGGCGCGTACGAGAAGTGGCGCGGCGCCCTCCAGCTCCCCACCGTGCAGGGCCTGGTCGTCGGGCGCTCGCTGCTCTACCCGGCCGACGGCGATGTGACCGCCGCGGTGGACACCGCCGTAGGACTGTTGTGA
- a CDS encoding zinc-dependent alcohol dehydrogenase family protein encodes MRAVVFERYGEPAEVREVADPAPADHGVVVRVEATGLCRSDWHGWLGHDPDITLPHVPGHELAGTVEAVGARVTGWRAGDRVTVPFVCACGSCPSCAAGDQQVCERQTQPGFTHWGSFAQYVALDHAEVNLVAVPEEMSFSTAASLGCRFATAFRAVVAQGRVAAGEWVAVHGCGGVGLSAVMIAAAAGARVVAVDLSPRALELARTFGAVETVDAARAGDTAEAVREVTGGGAHLSLDALGSAVTCSASVNGLRRRGRHVQVGLLPEAPAVPMARVIGLELELLGSHGMQAHAYPRMLELVRAGVLRPDLLVTSTLTLDRAPAALAAMGEAPGTGVTVIEPWS; translated from the coding sequence ATGCGGGCAGTGGTGTTCGAGCGGTACGGGGAGCCGGCCGAGGTCCGTGAGGTGGCGGATCCGGCGCCCGCCGACCACGGAGTGGTGGTGCGGGTCGAGGCCACCGGGCTGTGCCGCAGCGACTGGCACGGCTGGTTGGGGCACGACCCGGACATCACCCTGCCGCATGTGCCGGGCCACGAACTCGCGGGAACCGTCGAGGCGGTGGGCGCGCGCGTCACGGGGTGGCGCGCCGGTGACCGGGTCACCGTCCCGTTCGTCTGCGCCTGCGGGAGCTGCCCCTCCTGTGCGGCGGGCGACCAGCAGGTGTGCGAGCGGCAGACCCAGCCGGGGTTCACGCACTGGGGATCGTTCGCGCAGTACGTGGCGCTGGATCACGCCGAGGTGAACCTGGTGGCGGTGCCGGAGGAGATGTCCTTCTCGACGGCGGCGTCGCTGGGCTGCCGGTTCGCCACGGCGTTCCGCGCGGTGGTCGCGCAGGGCAGGGTGGCCGCGGGGGAGTGGGTCGCGGTGCACGGATGCGGGGGAGTGGGCCTCTCCGCGGTGATGATCGCGGCGGCGGCCGGGGCGCGGGTCGTGGCGGTCGATCTCTCGCCCCGGGCCCTGGAACTGGCCCGTACGTTCGGCGCGGTGGAGACGGTGGACGCCGCGAGAGCCGGGGACACGGCGGAGGCGGTGCGCGAGGTGACCGGTGGCGGCGCCCATCTCTCCCTCGACGCGCTGGGCTCCGCGGTCACCTGCTCGGCCTCGGTGAACGGGCTGCGCCGGCGGGGGCGTCACGTCCAGGTCGGTCTGCTGCCGGAGGCCCCGGCCGTTCCGATGGCCCGCGTCATCGGACTCGAACTGGAGCTGCTGGGCAGCCACGGGATGCAGGCCCACGCCTACCCCCGGATGCTGGAGCTGGTGCGCGCGGGCGTCCTCAGGCCCGACCTCCTGGTCACCTCCACCCTGACGCTGGACCGGGCGCCGGCCGCGCTGGCCGCGATGGGGGAGGCGCCCGGGACCGGTGTCACGGTCATCGAGCCGTGGAGCTGA
- a CDS encoding helix-turn-helix transcriptional regulator, whose product MTDRKLWSYKEIAAHIKVQPDTVRSYRKHGLLPPPDHVESGKPYWYADTVRAWVASRPGNRGRRSD is encoded by the coding sequence ATGACCGACCGAAAGCTCTGGTCGTACAAGGAGATCGCGGCGCACATCAAGGTGCAGCCGGACACCGTGCGGTCGTATCGCAAGCACGGGCTGCTGCCCCCGCCCGACCATGTGGAGAGCGGCAAGCCCTACTGGTACGCGGACACCGTCCGCGCCTGGGTCGCCTCCCGTCCCGGAAACCGCGGCCGCAGATCCGACTGA
- a CDS encoding sugar phosphate isomerase/epimerase family protein: MTSLSPQTSPQSSLSRIRIGSAPDSWGVWFPDDPQQVPWQRFLDEVSRSGYEWIELGPYGYLPTDPAVLREETTRRGLTVSAGTVFTGLHRGPEVWDATWAHVSDIAALTQAMGAEHLVVIPAFWRDDKTGEVLEDSTLTPAQWRDLTTQTERLAHEVRERYGLRVVVHPHADTHIDSEENVTRFLDSTDSSLVSLCLDTGHYAYCGGDSVKLIETYGERIGYLHLKQVDPAILAEVRANEVPFGPAVARGVMCEPPSGVPALEPVLAAAQKLDVDLFAIVEQDMYPCPPDKPLPIAERTRAFLRSCGA; encoded by the coding sequence ATGACGTCGTTGTCACCGCAGACATCACCCCAGTCCTCACTGTCCCGCATCCGGATCGGTTCGGCTCCGGACTCCTGGGGCGTGTGGTTCCCCGACGACCCGCAGCAGGTCCCCTGGCAGCGCTTCCTCGACGAGGTCTCGCGGTCCGGGTACGAGTGGATCGAACTGGGTCCGTACGGCTATCTTCCGACCGATCCGGCCGTCCTCCGCGAGGAGACCACGCGGCGCGGGCTCACCGTGTCGGCCGGCACCGTCTTCACCGGGCTGCACCGCGGGCCGGAGGTGTGGGACGCCACCTGGGCGCATGTCTCGGACATCGCGGCGCTCACCCAGGCCATGGGCGCCGAGCACCTGGTCGTGATCCCGGCCTTCTGGCGGGACGACAAGACGGGCGAGGTGCTGGAGGACAGCACCCTCACCCCCGCGCAGTGGCGCGATCTGACCACCCAGACCGAGCGGCTCGCCCACGAGGTGCGCGAACGCTACGGACTGCGGGTCGTCGTCCACCCGCACGCCGACACGCACATCGACAGCGAGGAGAACGTCACCCGTTTCCTCGACTCGACCGATTCGTCGCTGGTGTCCCTGTGTCTCGACACCGGCCACTACGCCTACTGCGGCGGCGACAGCGTCAAGCTCATCGAGACGTACGGGGAGCGGATCGGCTACCTGCACCTCAAGCAGGTGGACCCGGCGATCCTGGCCGAGGTACGGGCGAACGAGGTGCCGTTCGGGCCCGCCGTCGCCCGGGGGGTGATGTGCGAGCCGCCGTCCGGCGTGCCGGCACTGGAACCGGTGCTCGCCGCCGCGCAGAAGCTCGACGTCGACCTCTTCGCGATCGTCGAGCAGGACATGTACCCGTGCCCGCCCGACAAGCCGCTGCCGATCGCCGAGCGGACCCGCGCGTTCCTGCGGTCCTGCGGAGCCTGA
- the iolC gene encoding 5-dehydro-2-deoxygluconokinase, with protein MAYDLITMGRIGVDLYPLQTGVPLARVSSFGKFLGGSATNVAVAAARLGRHTAVITRTGDDPFGAYLHEALRDFGVDDRWVTPVPGLPTPVTFCEVFPPDDFPLYFYRQPKAPDLELDAHDLDLGAVREARIFWMTGTGLSEEPSRTATLAALAHRDKAGTTVFDLDWRPMFWKDPDSARPFYAEALRHATVAVGNLDEVEIATGEREPHAAARALLDAGVELAVVKQGPKGVLAVHRDGTSAEVPPLPVTVLNGLGAGDAFGGSLCHGLLSGWDLERIMRHANAAGAIVASRLECSSAMPTPEEVEDALAAGAVR; from the coding sequence ATGGCGTACGACCTGATCACGATGGGACGGATCGGTGTGGACCTGTATCCGTTGCAGACGGGGGTCCCGCTGGCGAGGGTGTCGTCCTTCGGGAAGTTCCTGGGCGGCTCGGCGACGAACGTCGCGGTGGCGGCCGCCCGGCTGGGGCGGCACACGGCGGTGATCACCCGGACGGGTGACGATCCCTTCGGCGCGTACCTCCACGAGGCGCTGCGCGACTTCGGCGTCGACGACCGCTGGGTCACCCCGGTCCCCGGACTGCCGACCCCGGTCACGTTCTGCGAGGTCTTCCCGCCGGACGACTTCCCGCTCTACTTCTACCGGCAGCCCAAGGCCCCGGACCTGGAGCTCGACGCGCACGACCTCGACCTCGGAGCCGTCCGCGAGGCGCGCATCTTCTGGATGACGGGCACCGGCCTCAGCGAGGAACCCAGCCGCACGGCGACGCTCGCCGCGCTCGCCCACCGTGACAAGGCCGGCACGACGGTCTTCGACCTCGACTGGCGTCCGATGTTCTGGAAGGACCCGGACTCCGCCCGGCCCTTCTACGCCGAGGCCCTGCGCCACGCCACCGTGGCCGTCGGCAACCTCGACGAGGTGGAGATCGCCACCGGCGAGCGCGAACCGCACGCGGCCGCCCGCGCCCTGCTCGACGCCGGTGTCGAACTCGCCGTGGTCAAGCAGGGCCCCAAGGGTGTCCTGGCCGTCCACCGCGACGGCACGTCCGCCGAGGTCCCGCCCCTCCCGGTGACGGTTCTCAACGGCCTGGGTGCCGGCGACGCCTTCGGCGGTTCCCTCTGCCACGGACTGCTCTCCGGCTGGGACCTGGAGCGGATCATGCGGCACGCGAACGCGGCGGGCGCCATCGTCGCCTCCCGGCTGGAGTGCTCCTCCGCGATGCCGACCCCCGAAGAGGTCGAGGACGCGCTGGCGGCGGGAGCGGTCCGATGA
- a CDS encoding TetR/AcrR family transcriptional regulator: protein MPDKPEKRPAGDERPGAERTAVERRSGDRTADEERPRRRQARGERRIAQLLEAAAAVFCTTGYTAASTNAIAREAGVSPGTLYQFFPNKEAIAIELGDRLMHEMRATYGEALGPVTPATTLEEAVGAAVDRFVAFNCEHPVFFALMHGPDIPGRIAEEHDALHLTLVSRVEGLLSAFLPDTPADDITRTAQVCLGIYKAGLELILAHEGAERAAYIRELKNVLFRYVEPLTDGSALASGAHTARR, encoded by the coding sequence GTGCCCGACAAGCCCGAGAAGCGGCCCGCCGGCGACGAGCGGCCCGGCGCGGAGCGGACCGCCGTCGAGCGGAGGTCCGGCGACCGGACCGCCGACGAGGAGCGGCCCCGCCGACGACAGGCCCGCGGCGAACGCCGGATCGCCCAGCTGCTGGAGGCCGCGGCCGCGGTCTTCTGCACCACCGGCTACACCGCCGCCAGCACCAACGCGATCGCCCGGGAGGCGGGCGTCTCGCCGGGCACGCTGTACCAGTTCTTCCCGAACAAGGAAGCGATCGCGATCGAGCTGGGCGACCGGCTCATGCACGAGATGCGGGCGACCTACGGCGAGGCGCTCGGCCCGGTCACCCCCGCGACCACGCTGGAGGAGGCCGTCGGCGCCGCCGTCGACCGCTTCGTCGCCTTCAACTGCGAGCACCCCGTCTTCTTCGCGCTGATGCACGGCCCCGACATCCCGGGCCGGATCGCCGAGGAGCACGACGCGCTGCACCTGACCCTGGTCTCCCGGGTCGAAGGGCTGCTCTCCGCGTTCCTGCCCGACACGCCCGCCGACGACATCACCCGCACGGCACAGGTGTGCCTGGGCATCTACAAGGCGGGGCTCGAACTGATCCTCGCCCACGAGGGGGCCGAACGCGCCGCGTACATCCGGGAGCTGAAGAACGTCCTGTTCCGCTACGTCGAACCACTGACCGACGGCAGCGCGCTCGCCTCCGGCGCCCACACCGCCCGGCGCTGA